A window of Planctomycetota bacterium genomic DNA:
TGCGCCCCCACGTCGCCGACGTGCGCCGTTTCGCCCTGCAGGTCAATGCTGGCCGTCCCCGAAACCCACAAGTACCTGTGGTCGGGCATGTCCATCTCGACCGCCCGGCTGAAGGAACTGCCATATTCGAGCGCCGGGCACTGGAGGGGCGACGGGATGGACGTGATTCGGACGGCGCTCTTGTGGGGTGCGATGGCATAGGCATCGGCCGTCAGGACCGCACGAGCGGCGTTGGCCCCGCCGACGCCGGTGCTGGCCGGCACGACACCCGTAAAGACGCTCCGCTCGCGGAAGAATCGGTTCCGGACGGCGTTCAATTCGCCGTACCACGAGAGAATGCCGTCCACGTACAGCCAGGTGCGGACGACGTTCGAGAAGTCCATGCCGGCCGCCCGCAGAGCCGTTTCCATGAACTCGAACGTCTGACAGGCCTGCGCTTCGCGCGGCGACTGAATGTCCGACGCCCGCAAGTCCCCCAGGCAGCAGTGCCTGGCAAAGCCGTCGTCAAAGACGCTGCCGACGACGCGGCCCTGGAGGCGAATGCGCTCGACCTCGACGCCCTTGACGGCAAGGACCTGGACGCCCGTCAGGGCCATGCCCGCGCTGCCGCCCTCGTCGAGCCAGGTGACGGGCCAGTTGACTTCGCCCCAGACGTCGTGGAGGGCCTCAAGGCCCGCCTTCTCCGCCGCGGGAATGCCGAAGACGTCCTTGGCGACGATCGTGGCGCCGGCCTCCCGGACGGCACGGTACACGTTCTCAAACATCCTATGGAAGTCGCCGCCGTTTCGCGGCGTGGCGGTGATGAACAGTTCGTCCAACCCCGGCCTCGCGAGCGTGATCACCTTCAGGTAGGGCGAGATCGCCTTGCGGACGGTCGCCTTCGGAGGGGCTCCACGTTGTGCCATGGGCGGCTTCC
This region includes:
- a CDS encoding RidA family protein is translated as MAQRGAPPKATVRKAISPYLKVITLARPGLDELFITATPRNGGDFHRMFENVYRAVREAGATIVAKDVFGIPAAEKAGLEALHDVWGEVNWPVTWLDEGGSAGMALTGVQVLAVKGVEVERIRLQGRVVGSVFDDGFARHCCLGDLRASDIQSPREAQACQTFEFMETALRAAGMDFSNVVRTWLYVDGILSWYGELNAVRNRFFRERSVFTGVVPASTGVGGANAARAVLTADAYAIAPHKSAVRITSIPSPLQCPALEYGSSFSRAVEMDMPDHRYLWVSGTASIDLQGETAHVGDVGAQIDLTMRVVEAILESRRMGWDDVSRAVAYVKQGKMGTVFQKYCEEKGLQDLPVVTTENDICRDDLLFEIEVDALSTS